A window of the Scleropages formosus chromosome 5, fSclFor1.1, whole genome shotgun sequence genome harbors these coding sequences:
- the LOC108930903 gene encoding glutathione reductase, mitochondrial-like encodes MASELPTRFDFLVIGGGSGGLAGARRAAELGATAAVIESHRLGGTCVNVGCVPKKVMWNTAVHAEYLSDQADYGFLGGNAQFSWQYIKNKRDDYVRRLNQIYRNNLDKAKIQMIQGHAVFTDDPEPTVEVNGKKYTAPHILIATGGRPSVLTESEVPGANLGITSNGFFELEYLPRRSVLVGAGYIAVEMAGILSTLGSKTSIIIRQGGVLRNFDSLISANCTKELQNSGIELWKNTQVKSVRKTEDGLEVTVLTTDPEKKEEEKIGTIEGVDCLLWAIGRRPNTEYLNLNRIGVDLDEKGHIVVDEFQNTTRQGVYAVGDVCGKVLLTPEEAIKTHGKENVKTYKTTFTPMYHAITTRKTQCIMKLVCVGKEKKVVGLHMQGLGCDEMLQGFAVAIRMGATKADFDNTVAIHPTSSEELVTMR; translated from the exons ATGGCATCCGAACTGCCCACCCGGTTCGACTTCCTGGTGATTGGCGGGGGGTCGGGAGGCCTCGCTGGTGCACGGAGGGCGGCGGAGCTCGGAGCCACAGCCGCCGTAATCGAGAGCCACCGACTCGGAGGTACCTGC gtAAATGTTGGCTGTGTACCTAAAAag gttaTGTGGAACACTGCAGTTCATGCAGAATACCTCTCTGATCAAGCAGACTATGGTTTTTTGGGTGGTAATGCACAATTTAGTTGGCA atatataaaaaataaaagagacgATTATGTCAGACGTCTGAATCAGATTTATCGGAATAATCTTGACAAG GCGAAAATCCAGATGATTCAGGGCCATGCGGTGTTCACAGATGACCCTGAACCCACTGTGGAGGTGAATGGGAAGAAGTACACGGCCCCACACATCCTCATCGCCACCGGAGGGCGCCCTAGCGTGCTCACCGAAAGTGAGGTGCCAG GTGCGAATCTTGGCATCACAAGCAACGGCTTCTTTGAGCTCGAGTACCTGCCCAG GCGCAGTGTTTTAGTGGGGGCTGGGTACATCGCCGTGGAGATGGCTGGCATCCTCtctacacttgggtccaaaaCTTCCATCATCATCCGACAGGGTGGG GTATTGCGGAATTTTGACTCCCTGATAAGTGCAAACTGTACTAAGGAGTTGCAGAACTCTGGTATAGAGCTGTGGAAAAACACCCAG GTGAAATCGGTAAGGAAGACGGAAGATGGCCTGGAGGTAACAGTGCTCACCACAGACCctgagaagaaggaggaggagaagattGGGACCATTGAGGGCGTTGACTGTCTGCTCTGGGCCATCGGCCGTCGGCCCAACACTGAATACCTCAACCTCAACCGCATT GGTGTGGACCTTGATGAGAAAGGACACATCGTTGTAGACGAGTTTCAAAACACCACTCGCCAGGGAGTGTACGCGGTCGGAGATGTCTGTGGAAAGGTCCTACTCACACCAG AGGAGGCCATAAAGACCCATGGAAAAGAGAATGTGAAAACCTACAAAACAACCTTCACCCCCATGTACCATGCCATAACCACCAGGAAGACTCAGTGCATCATGaagcttgtgtgtgtgggcaAGGAGAAGAAG GTGGTCGGACTCCACATGCAAGGTCTGGGCTGTGATGAAATGCTCCAGGGTTTTGCCGTGGCCATCAGGATGGGTGCCACCAAGGCCGACTTTGACAACACCGTTGCTATCCACCCTACTTCCTCGGAGGAGCTGGTTACCATGCGCTAG
- the slc30a9 gene encoding proton-coupled zinc antiporter SLC30A9, mitochondrial translates to MLAGLVHRPWQVLCRVYLQQRAPLSHRGPRAGWPCQGWQGAGVGRAVWFGFPDCRAVALLSDPVRFCSTSSGGKDGSTPTGPAEPGPGKAESEQPSPKPSAEGSSGPTNKMQSKVENIQVKVRAVLKKREYGTKYTQNNFITAVRAMNEFCLKPSDLSQLRKIRRRSPHDDTEAFTVFLRSDVEAKALEVWGSPEALARERKLRKQVEEEYKENLFRNQQLLKEYKDFWGNTKPRSGKRTTFLQGPGKVVSVAICINGLNFIFKILAWVYTGSASMFSEAIHSLADTCNQGLLALGISQSVRNPDAVHPYGFSNMRYIASLISGVGIFMMGAGLSWYHGIMGLLNPQPIESLLWAYCILAGSLVSEGATLLVAISEIKKSAQLQGLSFYEYVMQSRDPSTNVVLLEDAAAVLGVILAASCMGLTSITGNPLYDSLGSLGVGALLGTVSAFLIYTNTEALLGRSIQAEHVQKLTEFLENDPAVRAIHDVKATDMGLSKVRFKAEVDFDGRVVTRSYLEKQDIDQILHEIQQVKTPEDLENFMLKHGENIIDTLGAEVDRLEKELKHRNPEVRHVDLEIL, encoded by the exons ATGCTCGCTGGCCTGGTCCACAGACCCTGGCAAGTCTTGTGCAGGGTCTACCTGCAGCAGAGGGCCCCGCTCTCCCACAGAGGCCCCAGAGCGGGGTGGCCGTGCCAAG GCTGGCAAGGTGCTGGAGTGGGGCGTGCTGTGTGGTTCGGCTTCCCTGACTGCCGAGCCGTAGCGCTGCTGTCAGACCCCGTCCGGTTCTGTTCCACCTCCAGCGGTGGGAAAGATGGCTCCACCCCAACTGGGCCAGCTGAACCCGGCCCAGGGAAGGCTGAGTCCGAGCAGCCTTCACCTAAACCATCTG CTGAGGGCAGTTCTG GTCccacaaataaaatgcagagtAAAGTGGAAAATATCCAAGTGAAAG TGAGAGCGGTTCTGAAGAAGCGTGAATATGGAACCAAGTACACCCAGAACAACTTCATCACGGCCGTGAGGGCCATGAATGAGTTCTGTCTGAAGCCCAG TGACTTGAGCCAACTGAGGAAGATTCGCCGGCGGAGTCCTCATGATGATACTGAGGCCTTCACCGTATTCCTGCGCTCGGATGTGGAGGCTAA GGCTCTGGAAGTGTGGGGCAGCCCAGAGGCTCTGGCCCGTGAGAGGAAACTCAGaaagcaggtggaggaggagtaCAAAGAAA ATCTGTTTAGGAATCAACAGTTGCTAAAGGAATACAAAGATTTCTGGGGAAATACCAAA CCTCGATCAGGCAAGAGAACAACTTTCCTGCAGGGACCAGGGAAGGTGGTGTCCGTGGCCATATGCAT caATGGGCTAAATTTCATCTTCAAGATCCTGGCATGGGTTTACACTGGCTCGGCCAGCATGTTCTCTGAGGCCATCCACTCCCTGGCGGACACCTGCAACCAG GGTTTGCTTGCACTGGGGATCAGCCAGTCAGTGCGGAACCCTGATGCTGTACACCC GTATGGCTTCTCCAACATGCGCTACATCGCCTCCCTTATCAGCGGGGTGGGCATCTTCATGATGGGAGCAGGACTTTCCTGGTACCACGGCATCATGGGACTGCTGAATCCACAGCCAATAGAATCACTACTTTGG GCTTACTGCATTTTAGCTGGCTCTCTGGTTTCTGAAGGAG CAACACTGCTAGTAGCGATAAGTGAGATCAAGAAAAGTGCGCAGCTCCAGGGCCTGTCCTTCTACGAATATG TGATGCAGAGTCGGGACCCCAGCACTAACGTTGTTCTTCTGGaggatgctgctgctgtgctgggtGTCATTTTGGCAGCCAGCTGCATGGGACTCACCTCCATCACGG GTAACCCACTCTATGACAGCCTGGGCTCCCTGGGGGTGGGTGCCCTGCTGGGCACCGTCTCAGCCTTCCTCATCTACACCAACACCGAGGCACTGCTGGGCCGCTCCATCCAGGCTGAGCATGTGCAGAAGCTCACCGAGTTCCtggaaaatgacccagctgtcaG GGCCATCCATGATGTTAAAGCCACAGACATGGGCTTGAGCAAGGTCCGCTTCAAGGCTGAGGTTGACTTTGATGGCAGAGTGGTAACACGGTCCTACCTGGAGAAGCAGGACATTGACCAAATTCTTCAT GAAATCCAGCAAGTGAAGACCCCAGAGGACCTGGAGAACTTCATGTTGAAGCACGGGGAAAATATCATCGACACCCTAGGGGCAGAAGTGGACCGCCTGGAGAAGGAGCTGAAG CACCGTAACCCTGAAGTGAGACACGTGGACCTGGAAATTCTCTGA
- the wdr32 gene encoding DDB1- and CUL4-associated factor 10, whose protein sequence is MSAAKSHPDRPGDAAERLRERPRLGGVFWWLRQRALGRGLFVDPARDNFRTMTSLYSSMHPADSVNLGTRTHGAVFNLEYSPDGSVLTVACEQTEVLLFDPVSSKHIKTLVEAHEDCVNNIRFLDNRLFATCSDDTTIALWDLRKLNTKVCSLHGHASWVKNIEYDTNTRLLVTSGFDGNVITWDTNRFTEDGCPHKKFFHTRYLMRMRLTPDCSKMLISTSSGYLLILHDLDLTQSLEVGTYRTLRSRRTTLNADGSRTPGAPRHGNDSSKARPQASHREGASPRNSLEVLTPEVPGERDRGNCITSLQLHPKGWATLLRCSSNTDDQEWTCVYEFQEGAPPVRAVSPRRSLRLTHYIEEANVGRGYIKELCFSPDGRLVCSPFGYGVRLLAFDGRCGELADRPATETERLREVRSVYSHSDVVLTTKFSPTHCQLASGCLSGQVSLYQPRF, encoded by the exons ATGAGCGCGGCCAAGTCGCACCCGGACAGGCCGGGCGATGCGGCGGAGCGGCTCCGCGAGCGGCCGCGGCTCGGGGGGGTGTTCTGGTGGCTGCGGCAGAGGGCTCTCGGCAGGGGGCTCTTCGTGGACCCCGCGCGGGACAACTTCAGGACCATGACGAGCCTGTACAGCTCGATGCACCCCGCGGACTCGGTGAACCTGGGCACGAGGACGCACGGCGCCGTGTTCAACCTGGAGTACTCGCCCGATGG GTCAGTGCTGACGGTGGCGTGCGAACAGACCGAGGTCCTTCTCTTTGACCCTGTATCTTCCAAGCACATTAAGACCCTGGTGGAGGCCCACGAGGACTGTGTGAACAACATCAG GTTCCTGGACAACCGGCTGTTCGCCACCTGCTCGGACGACACCACCATCGCGCTGTGGGACCTGCGCAAGCTCAACACCAAGGTGTGCTCGCTGCACGGCCATGCCAGCTGGGTGAAGAACATCGAGTACGACACCAACACGCGTCTCCTGGTCACCTCTGGCTTTGATGGCAACGTCATCACCTGGGACACCAACAG GTTCACTGAGGACGGTTGCCCACACAAGAAATTCTTCCACACGCGCTACCTGATGCGAATGCGCCTCACCCCCGACTGCTCCAAGATGCTTATCTCGACCTCGTCGGGCTACCTGCTCATCCTGCACGACCTGGACCTGACCCAGTCGCTGGAGGTGGGCACCTACCGCACCCTCCGCAGCCGCCGCACTACCCTCAACGCCGACGGCTCCAGGACTCCCGGTGCCCCTCGTCACGGCAATGACTCCAGCAAGGCCCGACCCCAGGCCTCGCACAGAGAAG GAGCCTCTCCACGGAACAGTCTAGAGGTTCTGACCCCGGAGGTGCCTGGTGAGAGGGACCGCGGTAACTGCATCACCTCCCTGCAACTACACCCCAAGGGCTGGGCCACGCTGCTCCGCTGCTCCAGCAACACTGATGACCAGGAG TGGACCTGTGTCTACGAATTCCAGGAGGGCGCCCCCCCGGTGCGGGCAGTCTCTCCGCGCCGTTCACTCCGGCTCACCCACTACATCGAAGAGGCCAACGTGGGCCGAGGCTACATCAAGGAGCTGTGCTTCAGCCCGGACGGACGCCTCGTCTGCTCCCCCTTTGGCTACGGAGTCCGTCTGCTGGCATTCGACGGGCGATGCGGCGAGCTAGCCGACCGCCCGGCAACCGAGACGGAGCGACTGCGCGAGGTGCGCTCCGTCTACTCCCACAGCGACGTGGTCCTCACGACAAAGTTCTCACCCACCCACTGCCAACTGGCGTCCGGATGCCTCAGCGGTCAGGTGTCTCTCTATCAGCCCAGGTTTTAG